The proteins below are encoded in one region of Aquisphaera giovannonii:
- the queG gene encoding tRNA epoxyqueuosine(34) reductase QueG gives MTPSELSQALKAEALRLGFDGVGIAPAVSPPGYEHYLDWLRAERHAGMRYMERQAEARRHPGSVLDGVRSVVMLSAVYGRPGRGGEAAPSDDPARGKIARYALGEDYHRVLWIKLDALLGWLEGVHPGVRGRGVVDTAPLLERDYARLAGLGWVGKNTMLIDRRLGSFTFLGALLVDVELAPDEPHARGHCGTCTRCLDACPTDAFAGPYQLDASRCISYWTIEHRGPVPGPIAERLDGWVFGCDVCQDVCPWNRKAPGTRMPELDGTAEVADGPRPDLLAWLDRDEDAWSEALRGTALKRAKRAGLVRNAALVLGTRRVAEAVPSLGRRLADEAEEPAARAAAAWALGSIGGDRARDALMRGRHASPDSVREAVVAAEAAIDLRDAATEGRPARPA, from the coding sequence ATGACGCCCTCGGAGCTCAGCCAGGCGCTCAAGGCCGAGGCCTTGCGGCTCGGGTTCGACGGCGTCGGCATCGCACCGGCGGTCTCCCCGCCCGGCTACGAGCACTACCTGGATTGGCTGCGGGCCGAGCGGCACGCCGGCATGCGGTACATGGAGCGGCAGGCGGAGGCCCGTCGCCACCCCGGGAGCGTGCTGGATGGGGTACGCTCGGTGGTGATGCTCAGCGCGGTCTACGGCCGCCCTGGCCGCGGCGGGGAGGCCGCTCCGTCGGACGACCCGGCCCGGGGCAAGATCGCGCGGTACGCCCTCGGCGAGGATTATCATCGCGTCCTCTGGATCAAGCTCGACGCGCTCCTCGGGTGGCTGGAGGGGGTGCATCCCGGCGTCCGCGGGCGGGGCGTGGTGGACACGGCCCCCCTGCTCGAGCGCGACTACGCCCGGCTGGCGGGGCTCGGGTGGGTCGGCAAGAATACGATGCTCATCGACCGCCGATTGGGGAGCTTCACCTTCCTCGGGGCGTTGCTGGTGGACGTCGAGCTCGCCCCGGACGAGCCGCACGCCAGGGGCCATTGCGGGACCTGCACGCGATGCCTGGACGCCTGCCCGACGGACGCCTTCGCCGGGCCCTACCAGCTCGACGCGTCGCGTTGCATCAGCTACTGGACCATCGAGCACCGGGGACCGGTCCCGGGCCCGATCGCGGAGCGGCTCGACGGCTGGGTCTTCGGCTGCGACGTCTGCCAGGACGTCTGCCCCTGGAACCGCAAGGCGCCCGGGACGCGGATGCCGGAGCTCGACGGGACGGCAGAGGTCGCGGACGGGCCGAGGCCCGACCTGCTCGCCTGGCTGGACCGCGACGAGGATGCCTGGAGCGAGGCGCTGCGAGGGACCGCGCTCAAGCGGGCGAAGCGGGCGGGCCTCGTGCGGAACGCGGCGCTGGTGCTGGGCACGCGGAGGGTCGCGGAGGCGGTGCCGTCCCTCGGCAGGCGACTGGCCGACGAGGCCGAGGAGCCCGCGGCGCGAGCCGCCGCGGCCTGGGCGTTGGGCTCGATCGGAGGCGACCGGGCCAGGGACGCCCTGATGCGGGGCCGTCATGCCTCGCCCGACTCCGTGCGCGAGGCGGTCGTCGCCGCGGAGGCCGCGATCGACCTGCGAGATGCGGCGACCGAGGGGAGACCGGCGAGACCGGCATGA
- a CDS encoding Ig-like domain-containing protein, with amino-acid sequence MDPSETSPRIKRAQQFAIEQLDERRLLSAGMGNTFAIMPGTVSTAGSMTSVQFKIDPSQFTAPRNGKLIVGIDVAPSTANSPFKPYIVSVKSSTGRTIMAQHAMYSKALVKANKLGSPVSSATLVTLPVPKAGHAPVTYTLQVEGANKTTGSFLAGFYLPGDTTGKGEVTSASLSTILSEVGQNSTSSKYTFDADSNRDGKITMSDVAIASKNLGAKTTISPVVDVNLAAADSGSLNSRITDHKTVTFSGTVTPKATITFTEANNNSPGATATADATGNYNIAVPLGNGSNTFKVSTMDAFGQAITGTIQPVTYSTNPPTVTNTPSTSTTTATS; translated from the coding sequence ATGGATCCGTCAGAAACGTCTCCGCGTATCAAGCGGGCCCAGCAGTTCGCGATCGAGCAACTGGACGAACGCCGGCTCCTCAGCGCCGGCATGGGCAATACGTTCGCGATCATGCCGGGCACCGTCTCCACGGCCGGCTCGATGACGTCCGTCCAGTTCAAGATCGATCCCAGCCAGTTCACGGCGCCCCGGAATGGGAAGCTCATCGTCGGCATCGACGTCGCGCCCAGCACCGCGAACTCGCCGTTCAAGCCGTACATCGTCTCGGTCAAGTCCTCGACCGGCAGGACGATCATGGCGCAGCACGCGATGTACTCGAAGGCCCTGGTGAAGGCGAACAAGCTCGGCTCGCCGGTCAGCTCGGCGACGCTCGTGACCCTGCCGGTGCCCAAGGCGGGCCACGCGCCGGTCACCTACACCCTCCAGGTCGAGGGCGCCAACAAGACGACCGGCAGCTTCCTCGCCGGCTTCTACCTCCCCGGCGACACCACGGGCAAGGGCGAGGTGACGTCCGCCAGCCTCTCCACGATCCTCTCCGAGGTCGGCCAGAATTCGACCAGCTCGAAGTACACCTTCGACGCCGACAGCAACCGCGACGGCAAGATCACGATGTCCGACGTCGCCATCGCGTCCAAGAACTTGGGCGCCAAGACGACGATCAGCCCGGTCGTCGACGTGAACCTCGCCGCGGCGGACTCCGGCAGCCTGAACAGCCGCATCACGGACCACAAGACCGTCACCTTCAGCGGCACCGTCACCCCCAAGGCGACGATCACGTTCACGGAGGCCAACAACAACTCCCCCGGCGCCACGGCCACGGCGGACGCGACCGGCAATTACAACATCGCCGTCCCGCTCGGCAACGGCTCGAACACGTTCAAGGTGAGCACCATGGACGCGTTCGGCCAGGCCATCACGGGCACGATCCAGCCCGTGACCTACAGCACCAACCCGCCGACGGTCACCAACACGCCGAGCACGAGCACGACGACCGCGACGAGCTGA
- a CDS encoding glycosyltransferase family 87 protein, with the protein MLEIGSAPRRETLRRFSPYVFWLLWAGIVLVAAAFYYPKAADDRSAFVRWRPQVLRFWQGENIYDKTFFPNPPILPITVGPLMAMPAAAAAMTWFAIKIALTTVAMVICFRVVRPGSKPYPLFFQSMILLLSLRPILGDLHHGNINLLILFLIVGMFEAWRRGHDVVAGLLLGLAISYKVTPALFLPYFAYKRSWKAVASTFLGLLLFLVVVPSLIVGPRFNLECFAMWWHRMLTPFLVEGASSPQEVNQSLPGVLTRLLTEIPPGTNRYDLHLDVNLVSWPPQAVGYLIKGVSLGFLALLAFFCRTQSEDRRDPRFLAEFALVVLTMLFVSERSWKHHFVTLLLPYTYLVAELYAPSRRPGSRIAIGAVLALSCVLMATTSSEVGGVFAGGRGHEIAQGYGMFLWAAMALYAGVAWRLRRASVAGPVPAGEEGRPSPPAPHVAHRKEASDRYLTN; encoded by the coding sequence GTGCTAGAGATCGGCTCCGCACCGCGACGTGAGACGCTGCGTCGGTTCTCGCCCTACGTCTTCTGGCTCCTCTGGGCCGGGATCGTCCTGGTCGCCGCCGCCTTCTACTATCCCAAGGCCGCGGACGATCGCAGCGCGTTCGTGCGATGGCGCCCGCAGGTGCTCCGCTTCTGGCAGGGCGAGAACATCTACGACAAGACGTTCTTCCCCAACCCGCCGATCCTCCCGATCACGGTCGGGCCCCTGATGGCGATGCCCGCGGCGGCCGCGGCCATGACGTGGTTCGCCATCAAGATCGCGCTGACGACGGTCGCCATGGTGATCTGCTTCCGCGTCGTGCGCCCCGGGAGCAAGCCCTACCCGCTCTTCTTCCAGAGCATGATCCTGCTGCTCAGCTTGCGGCCGATCCTGGGGGACCTCCACCACGGGAACATCAACCTGCTGATCCTCTTCCTGATCGTGGGCATGTTCGAGGCGTGGCGGCGGGGGCACGACGTCGTGGCGGGGCTGCTGCTGGGGCTGGCGATCTCCTACAAGGTGACCCCTGCGCTCTTTCTCCCCTACTTTGCGTATAAGAGATCGTGGAAGGCGGTGGCCTCGACGTTCCTGGGGCTGCTGCTCTTCCTCGTCGTGGTGCCGAGCCTGATCGTCGGCCCGAGGTTCAACCTCGAGTGCTTCGCGATGTGGTGGCACCGGATGCTCACCCCGTTCCTGGTGGAGGGGGCGTCGAGCCCGCAGGAGGTGAACCAGTCGCTGCCGGGCGTGCTGACGAGGCTCCTCACGGAGATCCCGCCGGGCACGAACCGGTACGACCTGCACCTGGACGTGAACCTGGTCTCCTGGCCGCCGCAGGCGGTCGGCTACCTGATCAAGGGCGTGTCCCTGGGGTTCCTCGCCCTCCTGGCGTTCTTCTGCCGGACCCAGAGCGAGGACCGCCGCGATCCGCGGTTCCTCGCCGAGTTCGCGCTCGTCGTCCTGACGATGCTGTTCGTCTCGGAGCGGAGCTGGAAGCATCACTTCGTGACGCTGCTGCTGCCGTACACGTACCTCGTCGCGGAGCTGTACGCCCCGTCGAGGCGCCCCGGCTCGCGGATCGCGATCGGGGCCGTCCTGGCGCTCTCGTGCGTGCTCATGGCGACGACCTCCAGCGAGGTCGGCGGCGTCTTCGCCGGCGGCCGGGGGCACGAGATCGCCCAGGGATACGGCATGTTCCTGTGGGCCGCCATGGCCCTCTACGCGGGGGTCGCCTGGCGGCTCCGGAGGGCGTCCGTCGCCGGTCCGGTCCCGGCGGGCGAGGAAGGACGTCCGTCGCCTCCGGCGCCGCACGTCGCCCATCGGAAGGAGGCCTCGGATCGCTACCTGACGAACTGA
- a CDS encoding PLP-dependent cysteine synthase family protein translates to MNAQHAVADVEAEGSRDGHEGPGRSGRRPPPLASSILEAIGGTPLVSLGKLVASRGLEGRILAKLEYLNPGSSKKDRVALEIVRRARADGRLREGQPVVEVTSGNTGTGLAIVCAALGHPFVAIMSKGNTIERARQMAALGAEVVLVDQGPDAVVGEVTRCDMAIVEETARRLVAERGAFRAFQFECEDNCRAHEETTGPEIWEQSGGTVDAFTMIAGTCGTYTGVMRYLRRVNPEVRGYLIEPARAAVLAGVCVDDPRHKIQGAGYARDLPLLDRSLVDGYVQVEDDESAELTRALAVEEGIFAGISTGANLAVALRLLAGPERGRTVAMIVCDSGLKYLSTDLYP, encoded by the coding sequence ATGAATGCGCAGCATGCCGTCGCGGACGTGGAAGCGGAGGGATCGCGGGACGGGCACGAGGGGCCGGGCCGCTCGGGGCGTCGGCCGCCGCCGCTGGCGTCCTCGATCCTGGAGGCGATCGGCGGCACGCCGCTCGTCAGCCTGGGGAAGCTCGTGGCGAGCCGCGGGCTCGAGGGGCGGATCCTGGCGAAGCTCGAGTACCTCAACCCCGGCTCGAGCAAGAAGGACCGCGTGGCGCTCGAGATCGTCCGCCGGGCCCGCGCCGACGGCCGGCTCCGCGAGGGGCAGCCGGTGGTCGAGGTCACCAGCGGCAACACGGGGACCGGCCTGGCGATCGTCTGCGCGGCGCTCGGGCATCCGTTCGTGGCCATCATGTCGAAGGGGAACACGATCGAGCGGGCCCGACAGATGGCGGCGCTCGGGGCGGAGGTGGTCCTCGTGGACCAGGGGCCGGACGCCGTCGTCGGCGAGGTCACCCGCTGCGACATGGCGATCGTGGAGGAGACGGCCCGGCGCCTCGTGGCGGAGCGGGGGGCCTTCCGCGCCTTCCAGTTCGAGTGCGAGGACAACTGCCGGGCTCATGAGGAGACGACCGGGCCGGAGATCTGGGAGCAGTCCGGCGGGACGGTGGACGCCTTCACGATGATCGCCGGCACCTGCGGCACCTACACCGGCGTGATGCGGTACCTCCGCCGGGTGAATCCGGAGGTCCGGGGCTACCTGATCGAGCCGGCCCGGGCGGCCGTGCTGGCGGGCGTCTGCGTGGACGACCCCCGGCACAAGATCCAGGGGGCCGGCTACGCCCGCGACCTGCCGCTGCTGGACCGTTCGCTCGTCGACGGCTACGTCCAGGTTGAGGACGACGAGTCCGCGGAGCTGACCCGGGCGCTGGCCGTGGAGGAGGGGATCTTCGCCGGCATCTCGACCGGCGCGAACCTCGCCGTGGCCCTCCGCCTGCTGGCCGGCCCGGAGCGCGGGCGGACCGTCGCGATGATCGTCTGCGACAGCGGCCTGAAGTATCTCAGCACGGACCTCTACCCCTGA
- a CDS encoding arylsulfatase, which yields MTAARRCFPSLCFLLLATLPVTHAAGADGTSGRPPNVLVILADDMGYSDAGCYGGEIATPNIDALAEGGIRFTQFYNTGRCWPSRAALLSGYYAQQVNRDPPGARPKWAVLVPDLLRRTGYRTYHSGKWHVDGPVLAGGFDRSYELVDPDRDFGPKEHRLDDRPLPPPRPEERYYGTTAIAEHALGWLDEHEAGHAEKPFFLYLAFMAPHFPLMAPEADIARYRGRYDEGWDAIRGRRLKRQRELGIYGGELSRRDPRSVPGWNLKEDELRARIGPGEVGRALAWDELTPEQKAFQSAKMAIHAAMVDRMDREIGRVVERLRKSGKLDTTLILFASDNGASAEQIIRGDGHDRSASPGSARSFLCLGPGWSTAANTPFRLHKSWNHEGGIATPLIVHWPAGIRDRGEIRHAPGHFIDIVPTILALAGVAAPDEWGGERRPPLPGRSLVPAFTKDAPIGREFLFFKHAGNRALRLGDWKIVAAGPGSPWELYDLSRDRAETTDLAAREPSRVAELSAIWSRADAEYDRQGTTGKPLQKPARGEPAKGASR from the coding sequence ATGACGGCCGCGAGGCGATGCTTCCCGTCCCTGTGCTTCCTCCTGCTCGCGACGCTGCCCGTCACCCATGCCGCCGGGGCGGATGGAACGTCGGGGCGGCCGCCGAACGTGCTGGTGATCCTCGCCGACGACATGGGCTACTCCGACGCCGGCTGCTACGGAGGCGAGATCGCCACGCCGAATATCGACGCCCTGGCGGAGGGGGGCATCCGGTTCACCCAGTTCTACAACACGGGCCGCTGCTGGCCCTCGCGAGCCGCCCTGCTCAGCGGCTATTACGCCCAGCAGGTCAACCGCGACCCGCCGGGGGCTCGGCCGAAGTGGGCCGTGCTCGTCCCGGATCTCCTGCGTCGGACCGGCTATCGGACTTATCACTCCGGCAAGTGGCACGTGGACGGCCCCGTCCTCGCCGGCGGCTTCGACCGGTCCTACGAGCTGGTGGACCCGGACCGGGACTTCGGCCCGAAGGAGCACCGGCTCGACGACAGGCCGCTGCCCCCGCCCCGGCCCGAGGAGCGCTATTACGGCACGACGGCCATCGCCGAGCATGCCCTGGGATGGCTCGATGAGCACGAGGCCGGGCACGCGGAGAAGCCGTTCTTCCTCTACCTCGCCTTCATGGCCCCCCACTTCCCGCTCATGGCGCCCGAGGCCGACATCGCCCGCTACCGGGGGCGTTACGACGAGGGCTGGGACGCGATCCGAGGAAGGCGGCTGAAGCGACAGCGCGAGCTCGGCATCTACGGCGGCGAGCTCAGCAGGCGGGATCCGAGGAGCGTCCCGGGCTGGAACCTGAAGGAGGACGAGCTGCGGGCGCGGATCGGCCCCGGGGAGGTCGGCCGCGCCCTCGCATGGGACGAGCTGACGCCCGAGCAGAAGGCCTTCCAGTCCGCGAAGATGGCGATCCACGCCGCGATGGTCGACCGGATGGACCGGGAGATTGGCCGGGTGGTCGAACGCCTCCGCAAGTCGGGCAAGCTGGATACCACCCTGATCCTGTTCGCCTCAGACAATGGCGCGAGCGCCGAGCAGATCATCCGGGGGGACGGCCACGACCGCTCGGCCTCGCCGGGCTCGGCCCGCTCGTTCCTCTGCCTGGGCCCCGGCTGGTCCACGGCGGCGAATACGCCGTTCCGCCTGCACAAGTCCTGGAACCACGAGGGGGGCATCGCCACGCCGTTGATCGTCCACTGGCCGGCCGGGATCCGCGACCGCGGCGAGATCCGCCACGCGCCGGGGCACTTCATCGACATCGTGCCTACCATCCTGGCCCTGGCCGGTGTGGCCGCCCCCGACGAGTGGGGCGGCGAGCGCCGGCCTCCCCTGCCCGGCCGCAGCCTCGTGCCGGCCTTCACGAAGGACGCGCCGATTGGCCGGGAGTTCCTCTTCTTCAAGCACGCGGGCAACCGAGCCCTCCGCCTCGGCGACTGGAAGATCGTCGCCGCCGGCCCCGGATCCCCGTGGGAGCTCTACGACCTCTCCCGCGACCGGGCCGAGACGACCGACCTCGCCGCCCGCGAGCCCTCCCGCGTCGCCGAACTCTCCGCCATCTGGTCCCGCGCCGACGCGGAGTACGACCGCCAGGGCACTACCGGCAAGCCCTTGCAGAAGCCGGCCCGTGGGGAGCCCGCGAAAGGGGCGAGCCGGTGA